In Microbacterium binotii, one DNA window encodes the following:
- the pflA gene encoding pyruvate formate-lyase-activating protein, whose product MTVLLGTPLPRDAVQLDAPAVEAGATRRGGAGLHGLEIADIDRAGRLAAMRTGELGSVHSWELVTAVDGPGTRLTLFLNGCPLRCLYCQNPDTFAMKDGVPVTADAVLERLRRYLGVFRATGGGLTISGGEVLMQPAFAARLVRGAKAMGIHTALDTSGYLGAHATDELLADTDLVLLDVKSGDPDTYRRVTGRELEPTLEFGERLARRGDVEVWVRFVLVPGLTDDVGNVAAVARYAASLNEIRPGTVTRVEVLPFHQMGRDKWHELGRTYPLEDTPAPEKELIERVRAQFAAEGLTVY is encoded by the coding sequence ATGACCGTGCTGCTGGGCACGCCGCTCCCCCGGGATGCGGTGCAGCTCGACGCTCCGGCCGTGGAGGCCGGCGCCACCCGTCGCGGTGGCGCCGGCCTCCACGGCCTCGAGATCGCCGACATCGACCGCGCCGGGCGCCTCGCCGCGATGCGCACCGGCGAGCTCGGCTCCGTGCACTCTTGGGAGCTGGTCACGGCGGTCGACGGCCCCGGAACGCGCCTGACCCTGTTCCTCAACGGCTGTCCGCTGCGGTGCCTGTACTGCCAGAACCCGGACACGTTCGCCATGAAGGACGGCGTCCCGGTGACGGCGGATGCGGTCCTGGAACGCCTCCGCCGGTATCTCGGCGTCTTCCGCGCCACCGGCGGGGGGCTCACCATCTCGGGAGGCGAGGTGCTCATGCAGCCCGCGTTCGCTGCCCGGCTGGTCCGCGGCGCCAAGGCGATGGGAATCCACACGGCGCTCGACACGTCCGGCTACCTGGGAGCTCACGCCACCGATGAGCTTCTCGCCGACACCGACCTCGTCCTGCTGGACGTGAAGTCCGGCGACCCCGACACGTACCGCCGTGTCACGGGCCGGGAGCTCGAGCCGACGCTCGAGTTCGGCGAGCGCCTGGCGCGTCGCGGCGACGTCGAGGTGTGGGTCCGGTTCGTCCTCGTCCCCGGTCTCACCGACGACGTCGGCAACGTCGCCGCGGTCGCCCGCTACGCCGCATCCCTGAACGAGATCCGGCCCGGCACCGTCACCCGCGTGGAGGTCCTGCCCTTCCATCAGATGGGTCGTGACAAGTGGCACGAGCTGGGACGCACGTACCCCCTGGAAGACACGCCCGCACCCGAGAAGGAGCTCATCGAACGGGTGCGCGCACAGTTCGCGGCGGAAGGGCTGACGGTCTACTGA
- the ispG gene encoding flavodoxin-dependent (E)-4-hydroxy-3-methylbut-2-enyl-diphosphate synthase has product MPRVPEILAPRRKSRQIRVGKVLVGGDAPISVQSMTTTKTTDINATLQQIAELTASGCEIVRVAVPSQDDADVLHIIAKKSQIPVIADIHFQPKYVFQAIDAGCAAVRVNPGNIRQFDDKVGEIAKAASAAGVSLRIGVNAGSLDKRLLEKYGKATPEALMESAVWEASLFEEHDFHDFKISVKHNDPVVMVKAYRLLAERGDWPLHLGVTEAGPAFQGTIKSATAFGILLSEGIGDTIRVSLSAPPAEEVKVGHQILQSLNLRERKLEIVSCPSCGRAQVDVYTLADDVTEGLKDMTVPLRVAVMGCVVNGPGEARDADLGVASGNGKGQIFVKGEVVKTVPESEIVATLIAEANRIAAEMGPDAPLGTAQVVTA; this is encoded by the coding sequence ATGCCGCGCGTCCCGGAAATCCTCGCCCCGCGCCGCAAGAGCCGTCAGATCCGGGTCGGCAAGGTGCTCGTCGGCGGAGACGCGCCCATCAGCGTGCAGTCGATGACGACCACCAAGACGACCGACATCAACGCGACGCTGCAGCAGATCGCGGAGCTGACCGCATCCGGGTGCGAGATCGTGCGCGTGGCGGTTCCCAGCCAGGACGACGCCGATGTGCTGCACATCATCGCCAAGAAGAGCCAGATTCCCGTCATCGCCGACATCCACTTCCAGCCGAAGTACGTGTTCCAGGCCATCGACGCCGGGTGCGCCGCGGTCCGGGTGAACCCGGGCAACATCCGCCAGTTCGACGACAAGGTGGGCGAGATCGCCAAGGCCGCATCGGCGGCGGGCGTCTCGCTCCGCATCGGCGTCAACGCGGGTTCGCTCGACAAGCGTCTGTTGGAGAAGTACGGCAAGGCCACTCCCGAGGCGCTCATGGAGAGCGCCGTCTGGGAGGCGTCGCTGTTCGAGGAGCACGACTTCCACGACTTCAAGATCTCGGTCAAGCACAACGACCCGGTCGTGATGGTGAAGGCGTACCGCCTGCTCGCCGAGAGGGGGGACTGGCCGCTGCACCTGGGCGTCACCGAGGCCGGTCCTGCCTTCCAGGGGACGATCAAGTCGGCGACCGCGTTCGGCATCCTGCTCTCGGAGGGCATCGGCGACACCATCCGTGTCTCGCTCTCCGCGCCGCCGGCCGAGGAGGTCAAGGTCGGCCACCAGATCCTGCAATCGCTGAACCTGCGCGAGCGCAAGCTCGAGATCGTGTCGTGCCCCTCGTGCGGCCGCGCCCAGGTCGACGTCTACACCCTCGCCGACGACGTCACCGAGGGTCTGAAGGACATGACCGTGCCGCTGCGTGTGGCGGTCATGGGCTGCGTCGTCAACGGACCCGGTGAGGCGCGAGACGCCGACCTCGGTGTCGCCAGCGGCAACGGCAAGGGGCAGATCTTCGTCAAGGGCGAGGTCGTGAAGACCGTGCCCGAGAGCGAGATCGTCGCGACCTTGATCGCGGAGGCCAATCGCATCGCCGCCGAGATGGGCCCCGATGCTCCGCTGGGCACCGCCCAGGTCGTCACCGCCTGA
- the pflB gene encoding formate C-acetyltransferase, producing MSIVTPAGVSRDAQDAQPQAWDGFTAGPWQDGVDVRDFIQRNYTPYTGDGSFLAGPTERTTRVWNTLAAMFPEERERGVYDIDPYTPAAITAHQPGYIAKDDELIVGLQTDAPLKRAIMPNGGWRMVEGALKTYGYEVDETLKAIYTQYRKTHNEGVFDVYSPSVRAARRSHIITGLPDAYGRGRIIGDYRRVALYGVDALIAAKKIDKLGLDTTPFTEDIVRAREEHAEQIRALGELKQMAASYGYDISGPATTAREAVQWLYFAYLGSVKEQNGAAMSLGRTSTFLDVFVQRDLERGLLTESEAQEIVDDFVIKLRIVRFLRTPEYDQLFSGDPTWVTETIGGVGEDGRPLVTRTSFRYLQTLYNLGPAPEPNMTVFWSEQLPEGFKNFCAQVSIDTSAVQYESDDLIRAQWGDDAAIACCVSPMRVGKQMQFFGARVNLAKTLLYAINGGRDEVTGEQIAPEETPVGDGPLDYADVDARFDRMMDWLAATYVEALNCIHWSHDKYAYERLEMALHDKDVLRTMAFGIAGLSVAADSLSAIKYATVTPIRDERGIVVDYRTEGVFPAYGNDDDRADAIAVELVERFMAKLRRHPMYRNALPTQSVLTITSNVVYGKATGNTPDGRRAGEPFAPGANPMNGRDTHGMLASALSVAKVPYTEAQDGISLTNTIVPAGLGRTADERSRNLAGLLDAYFSSNGYHMNVNVLNRETLLDAMENPEAYPQLTIRVSGYAVNFVRLTREQQLDVLSRTFHGGM from the coding sequence ATGAGCATCGTCACCCCCGCAGGAGTTTCCCGCGACGCACAGGACGCCCAGCCCCAGGCCTGGGACGGCTTCACGGCCGGCCCGTGGCAGGACGGCGTGGACGTGCGCGACTTCATCCAGCGCAACTACACCCCGTACACCGGCGACGGTTCGTTCCTCGCCGGCCCCACCGAGCGGACGACGCGGGTGTGGAACACGCTGGCCGCCATGTTCCCCGAGGAGCGCGAGCGCGGCGTCTACGACATCGACCCCTACACGCCCGCCGCCATCACCGCTCACCAGCCCGGCTACATCGCGAAGGACGACGAGCTGATCGTCGGTCTGCAAACCGATGCGCCGCTCAAGCGTGCGATCATGCCGAACGGCGGATGGCGGATGGTCGAGGGCGCTCTCAAGACCTACGGCTACGAGGTCGACGAGACGCTCAAGGCGATCTACACGCAGTACCGCAAGACCCACAACGAGGGCGTCTTCGACGTGTACTCCCCCTCGGTGCGCGCCGCTCGCCGGTCGCACATCATCACGGGCCTGCCCGACGCCTACGGCCGCGGCCGGATCATCGGCGACTACCGCCGCGTGGCGCTCTACGGTGTCGACGCGCTCATCGCCGCGAAGAAGATCGACAAGCTCGGCCTGGACACGACGCCGTTCACGGAGGACATCGTGCGCGCCCGCGAGGAGCACGCCGAGCAGATCCGCGCCCTCGGCGAACTGAAGCAGATGGCCGCCTCCTACGGCTACGACATCTCCGGGCCCGCCACGACCGCTCGCGAGGCGGTCCAGTGGCTCTACTTCGCCTACCTCGGTTCGGTGAAGGAGCAGAACGGCGCCGCGATGTCGCTCGGTCGCACCTCGACGTTCCTCGACGTGTTCGTCCAGCGCGACCTCGAACGGGGACTGCTCACCGAGAGCGAAGCGCAGGAGATCGTCGACGACTTCGTGATCAAGCTGCGGATCGTGCGATTCCTGCGCACTCCCGAGTACGACCAGCTGTTCTCCGGCGACCCGACCTGGGTGACCGAGACGATCGGCGGCGTCGGCGAGGACGGTCGTCCACTGGTGACGCGCACCTCGTTCCGCTACCTGCAGACGCTCTACAACCTGGGTCCCGCACCCGAGCCGAACATGACCGTGTTCTGGAGCGAGCAGCTGCCCGAGGGCTTCAAGAACTTCTGCGCGCAGGTCTCGATCGACACCTCTGCCGTCCAGTACGAGTCGGATGACCTCATCCGCGCCCAGTGGGGCGACGACGCGGCCATCGCCTGCTGCGTCTCCCCGATGCGGGTGGGCAAGCAGATGCAGTTCTTCGGCGCCCGCGTGAACCTCGCCAAGACGCTCCTGTACGCCATCAACGGCGGACGCGACGAGGTCACGGGCGAGCAGATCGCCCCCGAGGAGACGCCCGTCGGCGACGGCCCCCTCGACTACGCCGACGTGGACGCACGCTTCGACCGGATGATGGACTGGCTCGCCGCGACCTACGTGGAGGCGCTGAACTGCATCCACTGGTCGCACGACAAGTACGCGTACGAGCGTCTCGAGATGGCTCTCCACGACAAGGACGTGCTGCGCACGATGGCCTTCGGCATCGCCGGGCTCTCGGTCGCCGCGGACTCCCTCTCCGCCATCAAGTACGCGACCGTCACCCCGATCCGCGACGAGCGCGGCATCGTCGTCGACTACCGCACCGAGGGCGTCTTCCCCGCCTACGGCAACGACGACGACCGAGCGGACGCGATCGCCGTCGAGCTCGTCGAACGGTTCATGGCGAAGCTTCGCCGTCACCCGATGTACCGCAACGCGCTTCCGACGCAGTCCGTGCTGACCATCACCTCGAACGTCGTCTACGGAAAGGCCACGGGCAACACCCCCGATGGACGCCGGGCCGGCGAGCCGTTCGCCCCGGGCGCCAACCCGATGAACGGACGCGACACCCACGGGATGCTGGCCTCGGCCCTCTCGGTCGCGAAGGTGCCGTACACGGAGGCCCAGGACGGGATCTCGCTGACCAACACGATCGTGCCGGCGGGCCTCGGCCGCACGGCGGACGAGCGTTCGCGCAACCTGGCAGGTCTGCTGGACGCGTACTTCAGCTCCAACGGGTACCACATGAACGTCAACGTCCTGAACCGCGAGACGCTGCTCGACGCCATGGAGAACCCCGAGGCCTATCCGCAGCTGACGATCCGGGTGTCCGGCTACGCCGTGAACTTCGTGCGACTGACGCGCGAGCAGCAGCTCGACGTGCTGTCCCGCACGTTCCACGGGGGGATGTGA
- a CDS encoding Mur ligase family protein gives MSSPANLPPVLRPENPPTRALDDLANRFGAEVHGDARGVALHGITLATADLRPGEAFVALRGVNRHGAEFATQAIEHGAVAIITDAAGADLIGTAAVPVLVLENPRARMGELSAWVYGTGVDDDLPLLFATTGTNGKTSVSHLLEGMLSQLGVVTGLSSTAERHIAGQVIVSRLTTPEASEFHALLALMRERGVEAVAVEVSAQALSRHRVDGIVFDVAAFTNLTHDHLDDYADMQEYLEAKLPLFRPDRARRAVISLDSAAAAEVVARCEIPFTTIATPDIAADAGLAETAQWRVEIIDERQEGTRFALHGPAGERLETVVPVIGRHMAANAALAIVMMHEGGYPWQRLVDALDGSRIDAYLPGRTERVSGDAGPAVYVDFGHSPDAFEKTLAAVRRVTPGRVLMLFGADGDRDATKRHDMGRTGVEGSDILVITDHHPRFEEPTSIRATLIEGARRARPDAEIHEFSPPERAIVEAVALVGEGDAILWAGPGHQDYRDIRGQRTPYSARELARRALRDAGWPVPEPRWPVPYED, from the coding sequence ATGTCATCGCCCGCGAATCTGCCCCCGGTCCTGCGCCCAGAGAACCCTCCGACGCGGGCGCTGGACGACCTCGCGAACCGCTTCGGAGCAGAGGTCCACGGCGACGCGCGGGGCGTCGCGCTGCACGGGATCACGCTCGCGACGGCCGATCTCCGCCCGGGTGAGGCGTTCGTCGCCCTCCGCGGCGTGAACCGCCACGGCGCGGAGTTCGCCACGCAGGCGATCGAACACGGCGCGGTCGCGATCATCACGGATGCGGCGGGCGCCGACCTCATCGGCACGGCCGCCGTCCCGGTGCTCGTCCTCGAGAACCCGCGGGCGCGAATGGGCGAGCTTTCCGCGTGGGTGTACGGCACGGGCGTCGACGACGACCTTCCGCTCCTGTTCGCCACCACGGGCACCAACGGCAAGACGAGCGTCTCCCACCTCCTCGAGGGCATGCTGTCGCAGCTCGGCGTCGTCACCGGGCTCTCCTCCACCGCTGAGCGCCACATCGCGGGTCAGGTGATCGTTTCGCGCCTGACGACACCCGAGGCATCCGAGTTCCATGCCCTCCTCGCGCTCATGCGCGAGCGGGGCGTCGAGGCCGTCGCCGTCGAGGTGAGCGCGCAGGCGCTCAGCCGCCACCGTGTGGACGGGATCGTCTTCGACGTCGCCGCTTTCACGAACCTCACCCATGACCACCTCGACGACTACGCCGACATGCAGGAGTACCTCGAGGCGAAGCTTCCGTTGTTCCGCCCCGACCGCGCCCGTCGCGCCGTCATCTCGCTCGACTCCGCCGCGGCGGCCGAGGTCGTGGCCCGGTGCGAGATCCCCTTCACGACCATCGCGACGCCCGACATCGCGGCCGACGCCGGGCTCGCCGAGACCGCCCAGTGGCGCGTCGAGATCATCGACGAGCGCCAGGAAGGCACGCGGTTCGCGCTGCACGGTCCTGCCGGCGAGCGCCTCGAGACGGTGGTGCCCGTCATCGGTCGCCACATGGCGGCCAACGCGGCGCTCGCGATCGTCATGATGCACGAAGGCGGCTATCCGTGGCAGCGCCTCGTGGACGCGTTGGACGGCTCACGCATCGACGCCTATCTTCCGGGTCGCACCGAGCGGGTGTCGGGCGATGCGGGACCCGCGGTGTACGTGGACTTCGGGCATTCGCCCGATGCCTTCGAGAAGACCCTGGCGGCGGTCCGTCGCGTCACCCCCGGCCGCGTGCTGATGCTGTTCGGCGCCGACGGCGACCGCGACGCGACGAAGCGCCATGACATGGGGCGCACCGGCGTCGAGGGCAGCGACATCCTCGTCATCACCGACCATCATCCGCGCTTCGAGGAACCGACCTCCATCCGGGCGACCCTCATCGAGGGGGCTCGCCGCGCGCGTCCGGATGCCGAGATCCACGAGTTCTCGCCGCCCGAGCGGGCGATCGTCGAGGCCGTCGCGCTGGTCGGCGAGGGCGACGCGATCCTCTGGGCCGGACCCGGTCACCAGGACTACCGCGACATCCGCGGGCAGCGCACGCCGTACTCCGCCCGCGAGCTCGCTCGCCGCGCGCTGCGGGATGCCGGGTGGCCCGTTCCCGAGCCACGTTGGCCCGTTCCCTACGAGGACTGA
- a CDS encoding 1-aminocyclopropane-1-carboxylate deaminase, protein MKLDQFPRHPLTFGPSPLQHLKRLSQHLGGAQVWAKREDVSSGLAFGGNKVRKLEYIVPDVLASGADTLVSIGGYQSNHTRAVAAVAAHLGLKARLVQEKWVPWDDPTNDRVGNILLSRMMGADSRLDDAGFDIGIRDSWRQALSEVEDAGGTPYPIPAGASEHPLGGLGFANWAFEVAEQEKQLGVFFDTIVVCTVTGSTHAGMIAGFAALEDLTGVKRRVLGIDASATLAKTRDQVGRIARATAELIELGRGLRDDEIQVLEGWAGELYGIPVDSTMEAIALGAQLEAMITDPVYEGKSLAGLIDLVGSGDIPKDSTVLYAHLGGQPAINAYHSLWS, encoded by the coding sequence ATGAAGCTCGACCAGTTCCCCCGGCACCCGCTCACCTTCGGGCCCAGCCCGTTGCAGCACCTGAAGCGTCTCAGCCAGCACCTCGGCGGCGCCCAGGTGTGGGCGAAGCGCGAAGACGTCTCCAGCGGGCTCGCCTTCGGCGGCAACAAGGTCCGCAAGCTCGAGTACATCGTTCCCGACGTGCTCGCTTCGGGAGCGGACACCCTCGTGTCGATCGGCGGGTACCAGTCGAACCACACCCGCGCGGTCGCCGCCGTCGCCGCCCACCTCGGGTTGAAGGCGCGCTTGGTGCAGGAGAAGTGGGTCCCTTGGGACGACCCGACGAACGACAGGGTCGGCAACATCCTGCTCTCACGCATGATGGGAGCCGACTCGCGGCTCGACGACGCGGGCTTCGACATCGGCATCCGCGACTCGTGGCGGCAGGCTCTCTCGGAGGTGGAGGATGCCGGCGGCACGCCGTATCCGATCCCCGCGGGCGCATCCGAGCACCCGTTGGGCGGTCTCGGCTTCGCCAACTGGGCGTTCGAGGTCGCAGAGCAGGAGAAGCAGCTCGGCGTGTTCTTCGACACGATCGTCGTGTGCACGGTGACCGGCTCCACGCACGCAGGGATGATCGCGGGCTTCGCGGCGCTCGAGGACCTCACGGGTGTCAAGCGCCGGGTGCTCGGCATCGACGCATCCGCCACGCTCGCCAAGACGCGCGACCAGGTCGGGCGCATCGCACGTGCGACGGCCGAGCTCATCGAACTCGGGCGCGGCCTACGCGACGACGAGATCCAGGTGCTCGAAGGCTGGGCGGGTGAGCTGTACGGCATCCCCGTCGACTCGACCATGGAGGCGATCGCCCTCGGCGCTCAGCTCGAGGCGATGATCACCGACCCCGTCTACGAGGGCAAGTCGCTTGCGGGTCTCATCGATCTCGTCGGATCCGGCGACATCCCCAAGGACTCCACGGTGCTCTACGCGCACCTGGGCGGCCAGCCGGCGATCAACGCCTACCACTCCCTCTGGAGCTGA
- a CDS encoding M50 family metallopeptidase has product MTILAFVIGVVVLIVGLAVSIALHEIGHLVPAKAFGVRVGQYMIGFGPTLFSRRRGETEYGVKLLPLGGYISMAGMYPPAPALEEDASTPGRAARRRVSSRFFGTLVQDARDANAETLIGAEDRTFYRLPVYKRVIIMLGGPFMNLLLAIVLFTILFSGFGVQTATTTVSSLSECVPTSSTSQECASSPAPAAQVGLEPGDTIVSIDGEAVADFTAATALIQASPGRAMSFVIDRDGTQRTVTITPAAVPKTDDPNTEIGFIGVRPTGALVAQPLWAGPQAAIENVGAVAGIIVKLPVMVAETASTLVTGAERDPNGPLSVVGAGVIAGEMASSSSPIVNRVAGIVGLLGSLNIALFVFNLVPLLPLDGGHVVVALWDGIKRWWARIAHRPAPRPVDATKLVPLTFVVVAALAVMGGVLILADLINPLSLI; this is encoded by the coding sequence GTGACGATCCTCGCCTTCGTGATCGGTGTCGTGGTGCTCATCGTCGGCCTCGCCGTCTCGATCGCCCTCCACGAGATCGGTCATCTCGTGCCCGCCAAGGCCTTCGGTGTGCGCGTCGGTCAATACATGATCGGCTTCGGCCCGACGCTCTTCTCGCGCCGCCGCGGCGAGACGGAGTACGGCGTCAAGCTGCTGCCGCTGGGCGGCTACATCTCGATGGCCGGCATGTACCCGCCCGCGCCCGCGCTCGAAGAGGACGCGTCGACGCCCGGTCGCGCGGCTCGCAGGCGCGTGTCGTCCCGCTTCTTCGGCACGCTCGTGCAGGACGCGCGCGACGCCAACGCGGAGACGCTGATCGGCGCCGAGGATCGCACCTTCTACCGGCTCCCCGTCTACAAGCGGGTCATCATCATGCTGGGCGGCCCCTTCATGAACCTGCTCCTGGCGATCGTGCTCTTCACGATCCTCTTCAGCGGATTCGGCGTGCAGACGGCGACGACGACGGTCTCCTCGCTCAGCGAGTGCGTGCCGACGTCGTCCACATCCCAGGAGTGCGCATCATCCCCGGCACCGGCCGCGCAGGTCGGTCTCGAGCCGGGCGACACCATCGTCTCGATCGACGGCGAGGCCGTCGCAGACTTCACCGCGGCGACCGCCCTCATCCAGGCCTCGCCGGGCCGGGCGATGAGCTTCGTCATCGACCGCGACGGCACGCAGCGCACCGTGACGATCACGCCGGCAGCAGTCCCCAAGACGGACGACCCGAACACGGAGATCGGCTTCATCGGGGTGCGACCCACCGGCGCGCTGGTCGCTCAGCCGCTGTGGGCGGGTCCCCAGGCGGCGATCGAGAACGTGGGCGCCGTCGCCGGCATCATCGTCAAGCTGCCGGTGATGGTGGCCGAGACGGCATCGACCCTCGTCACGGGCGCCGAGCGCGATCCGAACGGACCGCTGAGCGTCGTGGGCGCGGGCGTGATCGCCGGCGAGATGGCGTCGTCATCCTCGCCGATCGTCAATCGCGTCGCGGGAATCGTCGGGCTGCTGGGCTCGCTCAACATCGCGCTGTTCGTCTTCAACCTCGTGCCTCTGCTGCCGCTCGACGGCGGTCACGTCGTCGTCGCTCTCTGGGACGGCATCAAGAGGTGGTGGGCGCGCATCGCGCACCGCCCCGCACCCCGCCCGGTCGATGCCACGAAACTCGTCCCGCTGACATTCGTCGTGGTGGCTGCCCTCGCGGTCATGGGCGGCGTGCTGATCCTGGCGGACCTGATCAACCCGCTGTCGCTGATCTGA
- a CDS encoding anthranilate synthase family protein: MDNAASLLSELTASAAPFALIARDTHTVEVLTGDVVDVELLADIPLHDADGTPREVLALVPYRQVRERGFVCHDDGAPLRCLVVTDHRALPRDEVLAALPTAPIPLEDAGFDMSDETYAGIVRTVIADEIGRGEGANFVIRRDFTASVAADPRVTALTWFRALLEHERGAYWTFAVVTDGHVAVGASPEAHVSAQGGIVTMNPISGTFRHPDNGATVETLAEFLESTKETEELFMVVDEELKMMSAVCSDGGRITGPHLKEMSRLTHTEYMLRGSSRLDPRTILRETMFAPTVTGSPMQNACTVIARHETEPRGYYSGVAALFTPTADAAGTGHDLDAPILIRTAYLVDGRLRVPVGATLVRHSDPDGEVGETHGKAAGVLGAIGAVPRTRVADPDAPAAARPLADDPDIAALLASRNARLAAFWLNPQGGSADGPFAGRTAVVVDAEDRFTTMLAHQLRHLGLETTIVDWSVADAAALDAADLVIAGPGPGDPRDDESDRIRRMREIVGSRLDAGRPLLSVCLSHQILADRLGIALAPLARPHQGLQLEVDVFGEPASIGFYNTFTARVAPGTSVIDDVEVSADPVSGDVYALRGEGFASVQGHLESILSRDGMRTLERLISAALGAAVV, encoded by the coding sequence ATGGACAACGCCGCCTCCCTGCTCAGCGAGCTGACCGCATCCGCAGCGCCCTTCGCGCTCATCGCGCGTGACACGCACACCGTCGAGGTGCTCACCGGCGATGTCGTGGACGTCGAGCTGCTCGCCGACATCCCGCTGCACGACGCCGACGGCACCCCTCGCGAGGTGCTGGCACTGGTGCCGTACCGGCAGGTGCGCGAGCGCGGCTTCGTCTGCCACGACGACGGCGCGCCGCTGCGGTGCCTCGTCGTGACGGACCACCGCGCTCTCCCTCGCGACGAGGTGCTCGCGGCCCTTCCCACGGCCCCGATCCCCCTGGAGGATGCGGGCTTCGACATGTCGGACGAGACGTACGCGGGCATCGTCCGCACCGTCATCGCCGACGAGATCGGTCGCGGCGAGGGCGCGAACTTCGTCATCCGTCGGGACTTCACCGCGTCGGTGGCGGCCGATCCGCGCGTCACCGCGCTCACCTGGTTCCGAGCCCTGCTCGAGCACGAGCGCGGTGCGTACTGGACCTTCGCGGTGGTCACCGACGGACACGTCGCGGTCGGCGCGAGCCCCGAGGCCCACGTGAGCGCGCAGGGCGGCATCGTCACGATGAACCCCATCTCCGGCACCTTCCGCCACCCCGACAACGGCGCGACGGTCGAGACGCTGGCCGAGTTCCTGGAGTCCACCAAGGAGACCGAAGAGCTCTTCATGGTCGTCGACGAGGAACTCAAGATGATGAGCGCCGTGTGCTCCGACGGCGGACGCATCACGGGCCCGCACCTCAAGGAGATGTCGCGGCTCACGCACACGGAGTACATGCTGCGCGGCTCGTCGCGGCTCGACCCTCGCACGATCCTGCGCGAGACGATGTTCGCGCCGACGGTCACCGGCTCGCCCATGCAGAACGCCTGCACCGTGATCGCGCGACACGAGACCGAACCGCGCGGCTACTACTCGGGCGTCGCGGCGCTGTTCACCCCGACGGCGGATGCGGCGGGCACCGGCCACGACCTCGACGCCCCCATCCTCATCCGCACCGCCTACCTCGTCGACGGTCGCCTGCGGGTGCCGGTCGGCGCGACGCTCGTGCGCCACTCGGACCCGGACGGCGAAGTCGGCGAGACGCACGGCAAGGCCGCGGGTGTGCTGGGCGCCATCGGTGCCGTCCCCCGCACGCGCGTCGCCGACCCCGACGCACCCGCCGCTGCCCGCCCGCTCGCGGACGACCCGGACATCGCCGCGCTCCTCGCCTCGCGCAACGCCCGCCTCGCGGCGTTCTGGTTGAACCCGCAGGGCGGCTCCGCCGACGGTCCGTTCGCGGGCCGCACGGCGGTGGTCGTGGATGCGGAGGACCGATTCACGACGATGCTCGCGCACCAGCTGCGACACCTCGGTCTCGAGACGACGATCGTCGACTGGAGCGTTGCGGACGCCGCCGCGCTCGATGCGGCCGACCTGGTGATCGCGGGCCCCGGCCCCGGCGATCCGCGCGACGACGAGAGCGACCGCATCCGTCGAATGCGCGAGATCGTCGGCTCCCGGTTGGATGCCGGCCGACCGCTGCTCTCCGTGTGCCTGAGCCATCAGATCCTCGCGGATCGCCTCGGCATCGCGCTCGCACCGCTCGCGCGCCCGCACCAGGGCCTGCAACTCGAGGTGGACGTGTTCGGGGAGCCCGCATCCATCGGCTTCTACAACACCTTCACCGCTCGCGTCGCGCCGGGCACCTCGGTCATCGACGACGTCGAGGTGTCGGCCGATCCGGTGTCCGGCGACGTCTATGCGCTGCGCGGAGAGGGATTCGCCTCGGTGCAGGGGCACCTCGAATCCATCCTGTCCCGCGATGGGATGCGGACCCTCGAGCGTCTCATCTCCGCCGCACTGGGCGCGGCGGTCGTCTGA